The Nymphaea colorata isolate Beijing-Zhang1983 chromosome 7, ASM883128v2, whole genome shotgun sequence DNA window CCATGCTTACAAATATCTAATAGACTTCCTTCTGTACACTTGGTATCATGGATGACAGTTTTGAACCAGGGTAGGCTAGTTATTAGTTGCAGCATCTCCATAGGTTTCTTTTTGTATCAGCATTCCGTGATGATTTTTTGACACAATCAACAGTGATGATTTTTTGATCATCTTGTTGTTGACAATCAAAATGTGGCAGGTTCTCACAGAAAGCAGAGCTTTTACAAGTCTGCTGGCTGCAAATCCAGGGCACGTTTGATACGGCAATACTCGAGAAAGATACCACATACTCACTCCTCTATTTCTTCAAGCACAATGATAAAGCATCAGGTTTAGAAAACGGAGCGGAGGTTTCTCTCTCACTGAAAGATGGGAAGACGATCTGCAAACGCCAAGTGCATCTGAAACCCGGCAGCTCCGACTTCATAAAACAGGATGGAGAAGAATGGCTTGCAATTGAGGCGGGGACGTTTCAGCCATCTGGCATTACTCGCGATATCAGTTTTAATCTGCTGGATTGCAGCAGTAACTGGAAGAGTGGTCTCGTGTTTGCTGGAGTAGAGATTCGTGCTGTCTCGACTTGATCTTATGCTTCGACGAACAAGTGGTTCCCAAAACGTGCTCCATCGTCAACACATCTTTGGATTGGGAGTCCTATAGTGCCCATTTGTGTTTATCTACCGGTTTATTCCGTATTGTGTTTGTCTTATGGTGATAAAGGGGGGATGTGTCGATCCACATTGTATTTGATTTGTGTATTTTATATTGTTGTGGATTCCAAAATTACCAGGTCCAACAAACATGGATTTTGGGTCCTAGGCCAACTTGTCTTGCTTGTGTAGTGATCATTTGTTGTGTTGTTTCGTGAGAAATAAAGTGGATCCAACATAAATTCAAGCCACTTAATCCCTACTTTCAACTTGAGCATATAAGCCTCATATTATTCTGCCATGTTAACCATACAAGTGCAAGTTGATTAACCAGAAGAAAAATGTCCATTAgcttaataaagaaaacttttttttttttttactgaaatgCTTCCAAGAGTGTCTGAATATACTTGATATGATATCTAATTGCCATAATATTATTGTTATCATCATTCCCTAAATACTTGGACATGACCTTAGATGAACATAATGTTCTTGACCAAAAAGGGTTAACCAGAAGTAATTGGTAAAAGTAAATGGAAATAAAACATGACCAAAAACCAAATCTTCTCAATGGAAGAAGGTGGGTTGGAGTTTGGTGGCCAAGATAAGATTAAACCAATTTGTTCCAATTATTTTTCTAACCTTTTTGGCTCTACAGATGGCTCGGGGGAGACACTTCCAGGTCTATGGGATAGAGAGATCGTTTCAGAGACAGAAAACCAGGTGGTAGAAATGACTGCCTTGGTGACCTAGGTTTAGCTGACATTCATTTTCTAGCAATAGTACAGAAATCAGGTGTACTTGTAACACAATAAAAAACTTAGGTGTATTTCTTAGAAAAACCATCAATTGTTTGTAGAAATAAGGTCACTTGtaaacaatacaaaaatttGCACTACTTGGTTTCTCGTATGGAGCATAACATAATGCCCATTTAATTATGAATTGTGCTTTTACAATAGGTAAACTCAGAAGTtcaaaaggtaaaaaaaaaaagttaggttTTTCATAAGATTTTGTTAAATTTCTAGATAGTTCAGGAGAAAAACAAACAGCAGACAGAAGTGACATATGCGAAACAAATGCTAGACACGAAGAACATaatgttctgttcctaaaatcatcaaacagtggacaaagaacatcattgtctatgaaaataggacagtagtgtaatggacaggacgtcctgtctgtcctgttccaatggacaacaatcaaacgacctcttaagtTCCATCTCATAATGCTTTAGGTTTTGCGGAAACTTGATTTTAATTGAATTAGGTAAGCAGCTAAGCAAGACATCATCTAATATAGagctttattatattttattaacaTTTATTTACTGAGGGTAAACTTCTAATTAAGGTCTTCTTCGCAAACAGATTTTGGAGGATCTTATGCTtccattttttcacaaaatgtaGCTCTTAGCTTTCCAATTCATAAGTGGCAGTATCAGATGGGCATGCAGTAATAGGGGCTGGGCATGCAGTAATAGGGGCTGACTAAGATAGTAGTTGTTCGCAGTGGTGAggctagaaattttttactAAGGAGTACTGTTACTATTTTGAAATTTACGgggtcactcatatgtaaaaaaaaaaaagagaaaaccagaGAGAAATCTAAGTGTAAATAAAGTGATTTTTTGGGGCTAGTGTAGGCAACAAATCACAAAATGGCTCCACCACTAGTTGACTGGGTTCTGATGAATTCTTACACATGTTTTTGTTGGTATACTGCCTCACTTGTAGGTCTCATGTCATTTGAAGATATTGGCCAGTTCATAAAGGTGTGGTCAATGCCTTACAAGGAACCATGTTAAACCGAGTGAGGGACATTACAATGTTTGTgaaaaggtttttcttttcacctttccattttcatgattttactTTTGTTTAACATTTTTGTGTAGAATATTATGGTCATTTTAGGCTAGGTTCGACTATTCAGTCTTTTATGTTTGTCTCAATGAACAATAGGAGAAGTACCAACTTATCAATGATTTTTAAGATgataatatatttaaaaattatatttattatgAAAATAAGCTGGTCTTCAGTTTTCTCTAGATAAATATAAGTTTGGTTGTTACAAGCTGCAAGAATCAGTCCTAGGAACGAAGAATAAAAGCctaaggagaaaaataaagttttgtcAGTTCGAATAGTTCGCATTGTCTTAATTCCATTATCTGATTGCTTTAAAATTGGTGGAAAACTAGCATGCCCTTCTCACTTTCCTTCCATTCTCAAAGAGGAGTACTCACACTTCAGGTTCATATTGACCGGCATACAGCCCATTAGATCACCCGATCATCCAATCAAGAGGCTCTAATGGACCCTTGGGGGGCGGAAGAGGGGACAGTTCCTCCTCCCCCTTCCATCTTCCACCATCGTGCACACACTCTgcacataaaagaaataataataacgGGTCCTCCGATCAAAAAGATGGACGGCACTAGTTTGTTATTCCTTAAtgtcatgaaaaattaaattcaggGGTTGGTTGAGGTAAAAAATGTGgagcaaaaagataaaaatactattcagttttttctctttgattttttatcgactgtaaaaaaaaaataaggaaaaaaacgGTAGCAGAACTGCGTGTCGGCTGGTACGCACAAAAACCAGTAGCTGAGCTATGTGTGGCCTGGTGTGGGCCATTGCTCATGCCAATCAACAgcagtttttgaaaatttttgttagGAAGcgg harbors:
- the LOC116257147 gene encoding putative F-box protein PP2-B12 — protein: MFRSFVLSPKSVTVAWADHPEYWKVSSMHNSRFSQKAELLQVCWLQIQGTFDTAILEKDTTYSLLYFFKHNDKASGLENGAEVSLSLKDGKTICKRQVHLKPGSSDFIKQDGEEWLAIEAGTFQPSGITRDISFNLLDCSSNWKSGLVFAGVEIRAVST